From the genome of Chitinivibrionales bacterium:
ATAGCAGTAGTATAAATTTCAAATTTTTCATATGCAATACTATTTCCAGCGCCGAATTGATACATTTGATACCAACCGGCATATAAAAAGGTCAGTTAAGTACAGTAGGCATAAAGGCATGCTTTTTTCACATTTGTTTCAGAATCCGACTACAAAATATAATAGGGACAGAGGCAACCGGAAAAACAATATCTAAAAATCCTCATTCCCCTCCGGGGTTGTCGAGATACCGTCGGGAAGGATCATGCCGGTTTGTGCCTGCGGAACCGTTACCATTCCGTTGTTCGGATCAATCTGGGTGCCCTCAGGCATACTCAAAGTCACCGAACCATCGGGCTGAATATCGATTCCCGGGCCGCAGTACGGGGCCATATCTCCCTGTGCGGGATCGATATCGATAATTCCCTGTTCGGGCATATACTCTGTTCCGGGAGGCGTATCGATTGCCATGCCACCCTCGGGAGCGATATGGTATGGCTCCGGAAGATACGAATCTGCACCTTCGGGGGTAAACTGCATGTATCCCTGATCAGGCATGAATTCCGCGCCCTCGGGCATAGGGAATTCCATACCGCCGTCAGGAGTAAAATGCATGCCGTCGGGATTAATGTGATAATCCGGGTGTACTGCCCAGTCGGTATGCTCGTTGGGAACCGACAAATGGCCATCTTCGAATTTGATGTCTTCGGGAAGGTGATAGACGACACTGCCTTCAGGGTGAATTTCAACATCGGGCGGCACGGCCCAGTTGGCCTGCTCGGGCGGCGGCGACATGTGTCCCGTTGACGGATCATACTGATGTTCGTGGGGCAGATCTATCTGCATGCTGCCGTCGCACCCCGGATGAATTTCCGGCGGTGTAAAATGATCGGCCATATGCGGCGGAACCTCCAGCGTGCCGGTCTCAGGATTAAAGGTTACATCCGGCGGAAGCGTTGTGACCAGGTTGCCGTCTGGAGTGGTATGCATCTCCGGTGGAAGAACCATATCGGTTACCGGCTGCGAGACATGAAGAACACCTGCTTCCGGATCCATATTCATCCCTTCGGGAATTGTATAAACCAGTGAACCGTCATCCTGGATCATTACATTCGGGTCGCTGTGGCTCGCCGATGAAAACCGGATTCACAACCCATTCGATGACCTGCGCGCCATGCTTGACGGAGTGAATAAGGGTGGAAAAGATGTCTATGTTTCATCGGCAAAATCATATTTGAAATCCGGTTCCGCCGAGACGCATATCGAAGAATACCTCCGCCGGTACCGCCAGGGCTCGCTTGCCGTCTACCGTCTTTACGATGAAGAATCCGAGTTGGGGCTTTTCATGATGGAGTCGAAAAAAGAGAACCTGCTTTCCGGGCTGTCGAATATCTTTGCACAGCGCGACCTGGCCCTGGCGCGCACCGAAGAACGTCTGAGCCGACTCGGATATAAAGACAAGCTCGAAACAACAATCATGAACGGTATCACTGCATATTATCAGCTTTTAGAAGCCCAGAATCAACGAATGATCAAAAGGCACAGCCTTGAGACTGCGAAAAAATCGCTGACTATCATGGAAAAACTGGTTGCCGGTAAATTCGAGAACGAAGAAAAGCTTTTTCACTGTAAATCGCAGGTGCTCGAAAAGGAGAATGAACTCTTTTCCATAGAGAGCGATTATATTCAAAAATCGGCAGAACTGCTCGAATTCATCAATGAAATCGAGGGCGGGAGGCATATTGCTCTGGAAAAGGCACCTATCGAGCCACGGCCGATTCTTGGTAATATCGATATCGCCGCAATCCGCACGGAAACACTTGCGAAGCGGTTCGATTATCTCAGCGCAGAGGCGTCGTTGAAAAAAGCCGAGGTCAACCTGGCAATGCAAAAAAGCAATTCACTGCCCGACCTGGATCTTAAAGGTAATTATTACATGTATGGCACCTCGCCCGATTTCAATGAGACATTTTCGAAAATGGAATTGAATTACAAACAGTACAATTCCAGCAAGGATGCTTTTAAGCTAGCGCAGCGGAATTTCGATGAAGCTACCAAACTGTACGAAAAAGGTTTCATGCTTTTAAACAAATACCTCGACCATCAGAACAACCGGGAAATTGCCGAGTTCAGAATGCTGAAAAGCCGCATTCAGTATACAATCAATCATTATAAATTTTTAAAAGCCCGTGGGATTCTCCTGGAATCGTTCGGGCAGAAATAGCTGCTCTGGCATTTTGTATCGAACATATTATAATTTCAGGTAATGAAACTTTTACTTGTTGAAGACAATGATGGCCTCCGGGAGCAGATGAAATGGGCGCTCAATGATGAATACGACATCCTTGAAGCGGATTCATCATCTGCCTGCATGGAGGTTTTCAATTCCCATTCTCCCCGAATAGTCTGTCTGGACCTGGGGCTTGATAATATTCCCGAAAAGGGTCTTGAACTTATCGACCCTCTTCTGACCAAAGACCGCCGGGTAAAAATTATTATAATCACAGCCCACACCGGCAAAGAATTCGGTCCCCTGGCAATCAGCAAGGGAGCATTTGATTATTTACGTAAACCGATTGATATTAATGAACTCAAGGTGTTGTTAAACCGGGCAAAACGCCATATAGAAATGGAAAACCCGGAAAAGGAAGTTTCTTCAGATGCCATGGAAACCGGTCCTGATTTTGAAATGGTTGGTGAATGTGGGGCAATGAAAAAAATATTTGCTACCATTAAGAAGCTTTCCCGCGCCGAAGTCAATGTTCTTATCACCGGAGAAAGCGGTACCGGCAAGGAATTATGTGCCCGGGCGATTCATTTTCACAGTCCCCGTAACGAACAGCCATTTGTTCCCATCAATTGCGGCGCCATACCGGAGACTCTTCTGGAATCAGAGCTGTTCGGCTATGCGCGTGGAGCATTTACCGGTGCAAACACCGACAAAAAGGGACTTATCGAATCGGCAAACAATGGAACGCTCTTTCTGGATGAAATCGCCGATATGGCCAAACATCTTCAGGTTAAGCTGCTTCGCTTTCTCGAAGACTATACTTTTCAGCGTCTGGGTGATACCGAATTACGGAAGAGTAATATCCGGATTATCGCTGCAACAAATAAGAAGGATTTCGGTGACAATGAAGAAGCTATGCGGAGTGATCTTTACTACCGGCTGAGTGAATTCGAGATTAATCTTCCACCGTTGAATAAACGGGGTCACGACGTTATCATTCTTGCCCGCCGGGCAATAGAAAAATACCGAGTCAAATTCGAGCTTCCGAAGCTCAGAATCAGTAAACGGGCGGAAAAAATACTGGCGAACTACAACTGGCCGGGCAATGTGCGGGAGCTTGATAATAAACTCAGTCGCGCGGCCCTTACATGTGTTAATCAGACAATTGAACCCGAAGATCTTCAATTGCCGGTCGAATCAATCAACAATCTCACATTAAAAGAGGCCAGGAACTTTTTTGAAAAAGATTTCATTCTCAATGCGCTTCGCAAAACAAGCTATAACATTGCTGTCGCTGCTAAAAATCTCGGCATCAGCCGGCCAACATTATATGATCTGATAAAAAAACACGAGATAGCAATCAAGGGACAAGAATTATGAAAGAATCGAAACAGCGCGCTTGCCGGTTTAGAAGAAGAAATCAGTCCCTTTCCGGCACCAGGTTTATGGCAATACGCATAATTCAATATTTATAATTCGAATATTTGTAATACTGTATCTTTCTGTCGACCAAAGCCTGATTAAGAACAATACCGATTATTTTTTGCTTGATCACCGGGAATTCATCAATTTTTTTGTTAAGATCGATAATGTTGGTTTCCCCGGCTTTGGCAATAATTACATATTTTGAAAAAAGCTCATGCATCACTACAGCATCGGTAACCGCGCCCAGAGGTGGCGAATCGAAAATGATAACATCAAAATGCTCCGACAATAATCGCTTGAGTTCTCTGAATCTTTTCGAGGTCAGTAATTCGGATGGATTGGGTACATTTTGTCCCGATGAAATTACTGTAAGATTAGGCACATGCGTTTTTTGAAACAACACTGCCATAGTTTCCTTATTAACGGAAACATCGGATGAAAGATAATCCGACAATCCCATGCTTTTATTCAATACGAATAAATTATGCAGAACGCCTCTTCGTATATCACCATCGATAAGGACTGTCTTCAAATCCTGCTGTGCTATAGTAATCGCCACATTGGATGATAACGTGGATTTCCCAACTTCCATATCCAGACTGGTGAATATCACACTCTTGTCTTCACATTCATGAAGAGCGAGTGTAATCTTAGTCCGGAGGGAACGGAATATTTCATTAATATAATCGGGAGTATAGCTTGCCGTGATGAGGTTACTATCGATCTCCCGCTTTCTTTTTGCTGACGTAGATATGAGTTTATTTTTCATAATATATCACGCTTTTTGATGAGGGTGTTTTTCAGGTTCAATTACCGGAATACATTCCAGCACTGTCATATCGGTCATCTTTTTCAACTCGAATTCAGTTCGTGCCGTTTTGTCGACCATGTCGACCAGAATAGCAGGACCGAATGCAACTGCGCATCCAACACCCAGCCCTATGCCGATAAATTTGAGGACCATCAATAGTTTGCCCGGAGGAATTGGTGGAACGGCATAGTCCATGACAAAAACATCGGCGACTTCAGCAGCATCGGCTACTTTGGCTTCATTATACCGCGTGAGAATTTCTGAATACAGTTCAGAATCGATAGATTGCTTGCTTTGCAGCTCGGCCAGTTGTCGTTCTTTTCCCGGAAGGCTTTGAAGGCGTCCTGAGAGGTGGCGGGCATTCTGTCTTTTTCTCTGTATTTCACTTTGAACATCACTGATATACTTATTGAGCGCCTGAAATGCCTGCTCTCCAATGCCGGCGATTTGCTGTCGTTTTTCCTGCAACACCGGATGAGTCCGTGCATAATTCTGCGTTAATTCTTCCCGTTCCGCCTGCAACTGACTCAATTTTGAGCGGAGAACTGTTGCCTGAGTGTTATTCCGTGTTGAGAGAAAAAGAAGTATTTCATTAACTGCCTGGAGCCTGCCATCACCTGTCGATCCGGTATAATATGACTGAAGCCGCTGGGCTTCTCTTAAATCCATATTACCGGCGGCATTATTTGCTTCGAGTTCCATAAGCTCGGCAACAGTCTGCTGCGCCCCCATATCAAGCCCGACCCGTGGATTGGTGGACAAGTACTCCCTCACTTTGCCTTCGGAAACTGCAAGCTGTTCGCTCGCACGAGCCAACTGTTTCTTTAAAACCCGCAAAGCCTCCTTGGTCCGGCGCTTCCTGATACTGAGATTCTGTTCCACATAAATATTTGCAATTGTGTTGACAATTGTGGTAATCAATGTATAATCATGACCCTCGAGAGTTATAGAAATATGATCCCGTCCTCTCCGCGGATCAGGCCCCTCCACCTCCATCATGCCAAGGACATAATCCACTGTTCTTCGTGTTGAGGAGACAAAAAATTCGAGATTG
Proteins encoded in this window:
- a CDS encoding response regulator, giving the protein MKLLLVEDNDGLREQMKWALNDEYDILEADSSSACMEVFNSHSPRIVCLDLGLDNIPEKGLELIDPLLTKDRRVKIIIITAHTGKEFGPLAISKGAFDYLRKPIDINELKVLLNRAKRHIEMENPEKEVSSDAMETGPDFEMVGECGAMKKIFATIKKLSRAEVNVLITGESGTGKELCARAIHFHSPRNEQPFVPINCGAIPETLLESELFGYARGAFTGANTDKKGLIESANNGTLFLDEIADMAKHLQVKLLRFLEDYTFQRLGDTELRKSNIRIIAATNKKDFGDNEEAMRSDLYYRLSEFEINLPPLNKRGHDVIILARRAIEKYRVKFELPKLRISKRAEKILANYNWPGNVRELDNKLSRAALTCVNQTIEPEDLQLPVESINNLTLKEARNFFEKDFILNALRKTSYNIAVAAKNLGISRPTLYDLIKKHEIAIKGQEL
- a CDS encoding polysaccharide biosynthesis tyrosine autokinase, with translation MKNKLISTSAKRKREIDSNLITASYTPDYINEIFRSLRTKITLALHECEDKSVIFTSLDMEVGKSTLSSNVAITIAQQDLKTVLIDGDIRRGVLHNLFVLNKSMGLSDYLSSDVSVNKETMAVLFQKTHVPNLTVISSGQNVPNPSELLTSKRFRELKRLLSEHFDVIIFDSPPLGAVTDAVVMHELFSKYVIIAKAGETNIIDLNKKIDEFPVIKQKIIGIVLNQALVDRKIQYYKYSNYKY